A genomic window from Equus asinus isolate D_3611 breed Donkey chromosome 25, EquAss-T2T_v2, whole genome shotgun sequence includes:
- the HORMAD1 gene encoding HORMA domain-containing protein 1 gives MATAQLQRTSMSALVFPNKISTEQQSLVLVKRLLAVSVSCITYLRGIFPECAYGTRYLDDLCVKILREDKNCPGSTQLVKWMLGCYDALQKKYLRMVVLAVYTDPEDPQTISECYQFKFKYTSNGPIMDFISKNQNSESSMSSADTKKASILLIRKIYVLMQNLGPLPNDVCLTMKLFYYDEVTPPDYQPPGFKDGNCEGVIFEGEPMYLNVGEVPTPFHTFKVKVTTEKERMENIDSAMLLPKQLKTPLQKILMDKDDLEDEQEHYINDDFDIETKVEEQKKNPGSSELGEPSLVCEEDEIMRSKESPDLSISHSQVEQLVSKTSELDVSESKTRSGKVFQNKMANGNQPVKTSKENRKRSQLESGKTVLHHFDSSSQESVPKRRKFSEPKEHI, from the exons AGTGCACTGGTATTTCCCAATAAGATATCGACTGAGCAGCAATCTTTGGTGTTGGTGAAGAGGCTCCTTGCAGTTTCAGTATCCTGCATCACGTATTTGAGAGGAATATTTCCAGAATGTGCTTATGGAACAAGATATCTAGATG aTCTTTGTGTCAAAATTCTGAGAGAAGATAAAAATTGTCCAGGATCTACACAGTTGGTGAAGTG GATGCTAGGATGTTATGATGCTTTACAGAAAAAATAC CTAAGGATGGTTGTTCTAGCT gtgTACACCGATCCAGAAGACCCTCAG ACAATCTCAGAATGTTAccaatttaaattcaaatacaCCAGTAATGGACCAATCATGGACTTCATAAG TAAAAACCAAAACAGTGAATCTAGTATGTCATCTGCTGACACCAAGAAAGCAAGTATTCTCCTCATTCGCAAGATTTATGTTCTAATGCAAAATCTGGGACCTTTACCTAATGATGTTTGTTTGACCATGAAACTTTTTTACTATGATGAAG TTACACCCCCAGATTACCAGCCTCCCGGTTTTAAGGATGGTAATTGTGAAGGAGTGATATTTGAAGGGGAGCCTATGTACTTAAATGTGGGAGAAGTTCCAACACCTTTTCACACGTTCAAAGTAAAAGTGACTACTGAGAAAGAACGAATGGAAAATATTGATTCAGCTATGTTATTaccaaaacaattaaaaacaccACTTCAAAAAATTCTCATGGACAAAGATGATCTAGAAGATGAACAGGAGCATTATATAAAT GATGATTTTGACATTGAAACTAAAGTGgaagagcagaaaaaaaaccctggaTCTTCTGAACTTGGAG AACCAAGTTTAGTTTGTGAGGAAGATGAAATTATGAGGTCTAAAGAAAGTCCAGATCTTTCAATTTCTCATTCTCAG GTTGAGCAGTTAGTCAGTAAAACATCTGAACTTGATGTGTCTGAAAGCAAAACAAGAAGTGGAAaagtctttcaaaataaaatg GCTAATGGAAATCAACCAGTAAAAACTTCTAAAGAAAATCGGAAGAGAAGTCAACTTGAATCTGGGAAAACA GTCCTTCATCACTTCGATTCTTCTAGTCAAGAGTCAGTGCCGAAAAGAAGAAAGTTTAGTGAACCAAAGGAACacatataa